The DNA segment CACCCGAGCTTGAAGCGCGTCCTCGCGCACCGGGGGACGGTCGTCCTGGCGATCCGCCCGCGCCTGCGTCCCGCGCACCTCGTCATGCCGGGGCCGCACCTGGATCGCTCGCGCTGGACGGCGACGGCCTCACACGCCGCCGGCCAGGCGGGGCTCGCGATCGACGCCGACGTCGAGACCTACTGGGGGAGCTGGTCCGATCTCGAAGCGGGGCTCCGCCGCTGGTACCAGCCGGTGCCGTTCATGGAGCGCGTCGCGGCCTTCGACGCGAGCCTGCCGGTGCGCCTCGAGATCGACTTCGGCGAGCCCATCCTCGTTTCGGCGCTCGAGATCCGGCTCGCCGGGACCGACGCGCTGCTCATGCCGAACGTCGCCGTGGAGCTGTCGTCCGACGGCGACGCCTGGCAGCCGATCGGGCGCCTGCAGCCCATGCCGACGATCCGCGGCCTGGTCGAGTACCCGCGCGTGGGACGGGTCGGCGTCCGCTTCGACGCGCCGGTGCGGGCGCGGCGCCTGCGCCTGCTCGGGACGGGCCTCGAGATGCGCGTCGCCGACGTTCGCGTCTACGGACCATGAGCGGGGATCAGGTGGGTTGGGGGGCGAGACGCTTGCGCACCCGCGGCAGCTCCGGGCGCAGCATGTTGCCGAGGATCGACTGGTAGGCTTCGCAGGGCGTCCAACAGTTCGGGCACTGCGAGTCCCAGATCTCGCGCTGGAGCGCGGCCGCCTCCGGCGTGTTCCAGAGCGCGCCGAGCTCGTAGCCGACGTCGCGCAGGCTGCCGATCTTCTTGTCGTAGATCGTGCAGGGAAAGACGTTGCCCCACGAGTCGATGAAGCACGACGAGCGCAGCGCGTGGCAGCGCATGGGCGTCTCGCCCGTCTCGAGGTAGCGCCGCACGCGCTTCAGGTACGCGCGCTCGAGGAACGCGACCGGGTGGAGCGGCGCGCCGCGGAGCTTCGCATACGCGTCGGCGGCGCGGGCCAGCGCGGGGGCACCGACGTTGCGGCGCAGACCCAGATCGGCGTTGCCGAGGTAGTGCTCCGACTCGTGCACGATGTTCACGTGGAAGTCCTCGTAGCCGAGGTCGGGGATCTCCTTCTTCGCCGCCGCGAACGCCTGCGGGAAGTGGTCGACGTTCTTCGCCGACAGCGTCATGCCGAGTACGACGTGGACGCCCGGGATCTCGCGCAGCCGGCGGAACGTCTCGATCTGACGGCGCCAGCCGCCCTCGACGCCTCGGATCTCGTCGTTCATGGCCTCGTCGCCGTCGGTCGAGACCGTGATGATGAGCTTCTCGGCCGCCATCTTGCGGATCTCGCGCGTGCCCTCGACGATCTTGTCGGTGAGATAGCCGTTGGTCGGGAAGTGGAGCAGGAGGAGGTTCTTCGAGTGGGTGGTCACGGCCTCGCACACGTCGACGAAGTCCTTGCGGAGCCACACCTCGCCGCCCGTGAGGTCGACCCACACGAAGCCGGGCGCGCGGCGGAAGATCTCGCGGATCTCGTCGAG comes from the Candidatus Eisenbacteria bacterium genome and includes:
- a CDS encoding radical SAM protein, encoding MRIAPYAALAARALEANFRRPRQPYKLTFCITFWCNYRCETCNIWKMKPRDELRLDEIREIFRRAPGFVWVDLTGGEVWLRKDFVDVCEAVTTHSKNLLLLHFPTNGYLTDKIVEGTREIRKMAAEKLIITVSTDGDEAMNDEIRGVEGGWRRQIETFRRLREIPGVHVVLGMTLSAKNVDHFPQAFAAAKKEIPDLGYEDFHVNIVHESEHYLGNADLGLRRNVGAPALARAADAYAKLRGAPLHPVAFLERAYLKRVRRYLETGETPMRCHALRSSCFIDSWGNVFPCTIYDKKIGSLRDVGYELGALWNTPEAAALQREIWDSQCPNCWTPCEAYQSILGNMLRPELPRVRKRLAPQPT